A genomic window from Corynebacterium fournieri includes:
- a CDS encoding PspA/IM30 family protein → MANPFTKFWNYLMALFDNKIEENADPKVQIEQAINDAQRQHQALSQQAAAVIGNQRQLEMQLNRRLEDVEKLQANARQALQLADKARGEGNAQKAQEYENAAEAFAAQLVTAEAGVEDTKQLHDQALQQAAQAKQAVERNSAHLQQQVAERSKLLSQLEQAKMQEKVSETMQSMNSITASGPNLDQVREKIERRYANALGAAELSQNSIEGRMAEVEQAGIQMAGHGRLEQLRAEMAGELTAGKKQAIEQGNSQQTGSTAPTGADVADDAVAQRMRELRGDA, encoded by the coding sequence ATGGCAAATCCGTTTACCAAGTTCTGGAACTACCTGATGGCCCTCTTCGATAACAAGATCGAAGAGAACGCGGACCCGAAGGTCCAGATCGAGCAGGCTATTAACGACGCGCAGCGCCAGCACCAGGCGCTGTCCCAGCAGGCCGCTGCTGTGATTGGTAACCAGCGTCAGCTGGAGATGCAGCTCAACCGTCGCCTTGAGGATGTGGAGAAGCTGCAGGCGAATGCCCGCCAGGCGCTCCAGCTTGCCGACAAGGCCCGCGGTGAGGGCAACGCGCAGAAGGCGCAGGAGTACGAAAATGCGGCGGAGGCGTTCGCGGCGCAGCTGGTGACTGCAGAGGCCGGTGTTGAGGACACCAAGCAGCTTCACGACCAGGCACTGCAGCAGGCGGCTCAGGCGAAGCAGGCCGTGGAGCGCAATTCTGCCCACCTGCAGCAGCAGGTTGCTGAGCGCTCCAAGCTGCTCTCCCAGCTTGAGCAGGCCAAGATGCAGGAGAAGGTCTCCGAGACCATGCAGTCGATGAACTCCATCACGGCTTCCGGCCCGAACCTGGACCAGGTGCGCGAGAAGATTGAGCGCCGCTACGCCAACGCTCTCGGCGCCGCGGAGCTTTCGCAGAACTCCATCGAGGGCCGCATGGCCGAGGTGGAGCAGGCTGGTATCCAGATGGCTGGCCACGGCCGCTTGGAGCAGCTGCGTGCCGAGATGGCCGGTGAACTGACCGCAGGTAAGAAGCAGGCGATTGAGCAGGGCAACTCGCAGCAGACTGGTTCCACCGCGCCGACCGGTGCTGACGTCGCAGACGACGCGGTTGCTCAGCGTATGCGCGAGCTGCGCGGCGACGCTTAG
- a CDS encoding helix-turn-helix domain-containing protein, with protein MTTTTLLHETPVELPLAPAGAAPESAERSREPLFREALGMSLRAFRADKGVTLRALAKEARVSSGYISELERGRKEVSSELLASLCEALGTTVSEVLLEAVANMSLHSFTEELERTSPAAAEA; from the coding sequence ATGACCACAACGACACTGCTGCACGAAACCCCGGTAGAACTGCCCCTCGCTCCGGCCGGGGCTGCACCCGAGTCCGCGGAGCGCTCCCGCGAGCCGCTGTTCCGCGAAGCGCTGGGTATGTCCCTGCGCGCTTTTCGCGCGGACAAGGGCGTGACGCTGCGCGCGTTGGCGAAGGAAGCGCGCGTGTCTTCCGGCTACATCTCGGAGCTGGAGCGCGGCCGCAAAGAGGTCTCCTCGGAGTTACTCGCGTCGCTGTGCGAAGCGCTTGGCACCACTGTTTCCGAGGTGTTGCTGGAGGCTGTGGCGAACATGTCGCTGCATTCCTTCACCGAAGAGCTGGAGCGCACCTCGCCGGCTGCAGCGGAAGCGTAG
- a CDS encoding CinA family protein, whose translation MTTAQLLIDELRSRNQTVAFCESLTAGLAAATLADVPGASDVLVGGLVTYSPELKTSLADVPAALIEREGVVSAAVAREMARGARRVCGTDWAVALTGVAGPDAQDGVPAGTVWIGLAGPKWTASSQAAELLDPECGQYALMAGAPEPVRVLSGARNEVRRLAVEAALIGALSGIREQS comes from the coding sequence GTGACCACAGCGCAATTGCTTATCGACGAGCTCCGCTCCCGCAACCAAACCGTCGCTTTCTGTGAGTCGTTGACGGCCGGTCTGGCAGCCGCGACGTTGGCGGACGTGCCGGGGGCCTCGGACGTGCTGGTCGGAGGGCTGGTGACGTATTCGCCGGAGCTGAAGACCTCGCTTGCAGATGTTCCCGCGGCGCTGATCGAGCGTGAAGGCGTGGTCTCGGCCGCTGTGGCCCGCGAAATGGCCCGTGGTGCGCGGCGGGTGTGCGGGACTGATTGGGCAGTGGCGCTGACCGGTGTGGCTGGCCCCGATGCGCAAGACGGCGTGCCCGCCGGGACGGTATGGATCGGCCTGGCTGGGCCGAAGTGGACTGCGTCGTCCCAAGCGGCGGAGCTGCTGGACCCGGAGTGCGGGCAATACGCGCTGATGGCGGGAGCTCCGGAGCCGGTGCGCGTGCTCTCCGGTGCACGAAATGAGGTGCGCCGATTGGCCGTAGAAGCGGCGCTGATCGGAGCGCTTTCGGGCATTCGGGAACAAAGCTAG
- the pgsA gene encoding CDP-diacylglycerol--glycerol-3-phosphate 3-phosphatidyltransferase has protein sequence MQPDKPSNWNLPNILTSLRILFIPVFAWLVLLQHWWWAFGLFVALMITDKLDGDIARARGLVTDFGKIADPIADKALMITALVTLNIANSLPMWVTVVIVARELGITVWRMVLLRRGRVVPASKGGKLKTALQTLAVGLYLCPLPEWMNTPTFVVMLLAVAVTVVTGVQYLVDAGKVNK, from the coding sequence ATGCAACCCGACAAGCCGTCGAATTGGAACCTCCCGAACATTTTGACCTCGCTGAGGATCCTGTTCATTCCCGTTTTTGCCTGGCTGGTGCTCTTGCAGCACTGGTGGTGGGCGTTCGGTCTGTTCGTGGCGCTGATGATCACGGATAAGCTCGACGGCGACATCGCGCGCGCCCGTGGGCTGGTCACGGACTTCGGCAAGATTGCGGACCCTATTGCGGACAAGGCGCTCATGATCACTGCGCTTGTCACCCTCAATATCGCTAACTCGCTGCCAATGTGGGTGACGGTTGTGATTGTCGCGCGTGAGCTAGGCATTACTGTCTGGCGGATGGTGCTGCTGCGTCGTGGCCGCGTGGTGCCGGCGTCGAAGGGCGGCAAGCTGAAGACTGCCCTGCAAACCCTCGCCGTGGGGCTGTATCTATGCCCGCTGCCCGAGTGGATGAACACGCCGACGTTTGTGGTCATGCTGCTTGCAGTCGCGGTCACCGTGGTCACGGGCGTGCAGTACTTGGTGGACGCAGGAAAGGTGAATAAGTGA
- a CDS encoding YciI family protein, which produces MKYFVATYTYGEQSLVDATRPAHREFISSQLSLGRIVGSGPYAGGDQALIILQLPETATESDAATILDEDPYTVAGALSAREIREWNPVMNIFS; this is translated from the coding sequence ATGAAGTATTTCGTAGCCACCTACACCTACGGCGAGCAGTCGCTTGTCGACGCCACACGTCCCGCCCACCGCGAGTTCATCTCCTCGCAGCTGTCGCTGGGACGCATCGTCGGATCCGGCCCCTACGCCGGCGGAGACCAAGCCCTGATCATCCTGCAGCTGCCGGAGACCGCCACGGAATCAGACGCCGCGACGATACTGGATGAGGATCCCTACACGGTCGCCGGCGCCCTTTCTGCCCGCGAGATCCGGGAGTGGAACCCGGTAATGAATATCTTCAGCTAG